The Sedimentisphaera salicampi genome includes a region encoding these proteins:
- the gatC gene encoding Asp-tRNA(Asn)/Glu-tRNA(Gln) amidotransferase subunit GatC, giving the protein MPEMIDEKQVREVAELARLELTEDEVQQFAAQLSDILEYIEKLGELDTESVEPLAHSLLVKNVFREDAPGETLNREAALKNAPHSDGEHFCVPKVLE; this is encoded by the coding sequence ATGCCTGAAATGATCGACGAAAAACAGGTTAGAGAAGTAGCAGAGCTTGCAAGGCTTGAGCTTACCGAAGACGAAGTTCAGCAGTTTGCAGCTCAGCTCAGCGATATACTGGAATACATAGAAAAGCTCGGCGAACTTGACACTGAGTCTGTGGAGCCGCTCGCCCACAGCCTGCTGGTTAAAAACGTTTTCAGAGAAGATGCTCCCGGCGAAACTCTAAATAGAGAAGCCGCACTGAAAAACGCCCCTCACAGCGACGGCGAGCATTTCTGCGTACCAAAGGTTTTAGAGTAG